In Halovivax gelatinilyticus, the following are encoded in one genomic region:
- a CDS encoding CARDB domain-containing protein, whose product MRLIAVVLTVVLAGILLVPLGGATAASADSVSDSSDEEGLLSLVADEQEGETIAVTLEADADDVAGYGANVTFDPDILAIDEENVSGVDFGDPVTNIDNRNGWVFVTQSQAVGDANPTLVEFEFTVLASGDSELSFLEDDTTLNDGAVPPEDIDVDLDGTEITVELEDEQPNDDTLSLVAGEQDGTEIGVTLETTVENAAGYQAFVTYDPDVVTVEDVVGIDFDDPVVNVDNDEGTVFFTQSQATGEDRPTFAEIQFSTHDSGETDLAFDADETGVNDESSNVLVEFVGTTLDVEEEADDGGGGLPPPPPEPDPAEFEFEVVDLSSSAVVVGDSIEVTVDVTNVGEQAGNYELTLQADGNSLVTESVLLSGDDSETVSITYTFTEAGAYELFVNDEPVGTVDVSESTSDTDDEADTDDGVGSDDESDGTDPADDGTDASDDGASDGLAGFGVGVALIAFVTMAVFAVRRY is encoded by the coding sequence ATGCGACTCATTGCCGTCGTTCTGACCGTTGTATTGGCCGGAATACTACTTGTTCCGCTGGGTGGTGCGACAGCGGCGAGCGCCGATTCGGTGAGCGACTCGTCCGACGAGGAGGGGCTCCTCTCACTCGTCGCCGACGAGCAGGAGGGTGAGACCATCGCCGTCACGCTCGAAGCTGATGCGGACGACGTCGCTGGCTACGGCGCGAACGTAACGTTCGACCCGGATATCCTCGCGATCGACGAGGAGAACGTTTCCGGGGTCGACTTCGGAGATCCAGTTACGAATATCGACAACCGGAACGGCTGGGTCTTCGTTACGCAGTCTCAGGCCGTCGGTGACGCTAATCCGACCCTGGTCGAGTTCGAGTTCACCGTTCTGGCGAGCGGTGACTCGGAACTGTCGTTCCTCGAGGACGACACGACTCTCAACGATGGAGCGGTTCCACCCGAAGACATCGACGTCGATCTCGACGGAACCGAGATTACCGTCGAACTCGAAGACGAGCAACCGAACGACGACACGCTTTCGCTCGTTGCCGGCGAACAGGACGGAACCGAGATTGGGGTCACGCTCGAAACGACCGTCGAGAATGCAGCCGGCTATCAGGCGTTCGTCACCTACGATCCGGACGTCGTTACCGTAGAGGACGTCGTCGGCATCGACTTCGACGACCCGGTCGTCAACGTCGACAACGACGAGGGAACGGTGTTTTTCACGCAGTCGCAGGCGACTGGTGAAGACCGACCAACCTTCGCCGAGATCCAGTTTTCGACTCACGACTCCGGTGAAACCGACCTGGCCTTCGACGCCGACGAGACGGGTGTGAACGACGAATCGAGCAACGTGCTGGTCGAGTTCGTCGGAACGACTCTCGACGTGGAGGAAGAAGCGGACGACGGAGGCGGCGGCCTTCCACCACCGCCGCCGGAGCCTGATCCGGCCGAATTCGAGTTCGAGGTCGTCGACCTGTCGTCGTCTGCCGTCGTCGTTGGTGACTCGATCGAGGTTACCGTCGACGTGACGAACGTCGGCGAACAGGCCGGCAATTACGAACTCACGTTACAGGCCGATGGGAATTCACTCGTCACCGAAAGTGTCCTCCTTTCCGGGGACGATTCCGAGACGGTCTCGATCACCTATACGTTCACCGAAGCCGGCGCCTACGAGTTATTCGTCAACGACGAGCCCGTCGGAACGGTCGACGTGAGCGAGTCTACGTCGGATACGGACGACGAGGCCGACACCGATGACGGAGTCGGTTCTGACGACGAGTCTGACGGGACAGACCCTGCGGACGACGGAACTGACGCCAGCGACGATGGGGCGAGTGACGGACTCGCCGGGTTCGGCGTCGGTGTGGCCCTCATCGCGTTCGTGACGATGGCAGTGTTCGCCGTTCGGCGTTACTGA
- a CDS encoding cohesin domain-containing protein: MDVYTNADDVAGYGANVTFDPDVLEVDDIVGEDFGDPVVNVNNEEGWVYFTQSQATGEDAPTRFAQIEFNVLEATETDIEFVPDETSINDGSVPPEDIQIDAHSGTTLEFDDEPTEDVLSLVAGEQDGDSIGVELETNADDVAGYGAEVTFDPEIVAVEEVVGVDFGDPVVNVDNDEGTVFFTQSQATGEDAPTLAEIQFEVLETGETDIEFVADETSVNNGSVPPEDIPVDLEGTSISVEADDEPTDDVLSLIAGEQDGDAIGVTIETNADDVAGYGAEVTFDPEIVAVDEVVGVDFGDPVVNVDNDEGTVFFTQSQATGIDAPTVAEIQFEVLETGETDLEFDAEETSVNDGSVPPEDIPVDLEGTSISVEADDEPTDDVLSLIAGEQDGDAIGVELETTVENAAGYQAKLTFDPEIVAVDEVVGVDFGDPVVNVDNDEGTVFFTQSQATGEDAPTLAEIQFEVLTTGESDLKFVAEETSVNDESSNVPVDLEGTSIGVERVSDSDGISLPPPTVSGEAVFSVDSVDLSTTTATVGEPVEIHVELSNVGDGDGVHKLAVETGVESIATEYVTLSSGESTTV, encoded by the coding sequence GTGGACGTCTATACGAACGCTGACGACGTTGCCGGCTACGGCGCGAACGTTACGTTCGATCCCGATGTCCTCGAAGTGGACGACATCGTCGGTGAGGACTTCGGCGATCCGGTCGTCAACGTAAACAATGAGGAAGGCTGGGTGTACTTCACGCAGTCGCAGGCGACCGGCGAAGACGCGCCGACCCGTTTCGCACAGATCGAATTCAACGTCCTCGAAGCGACAGAGACGGACATCGAGTTCGTGCCGGATGAGACGTCGATCAACGACGGCTCCGTTCCTCCGGAAGACATCCAGATCGACGCGCACTCGGGAACGACGCTCGAGTTTGACGACGAACCGACCGAGGACGTGCTCTCGCTGGTCGCCGGCGAGCAAGACGGCGATTCGATCGGCGTCGAGCTGGAAACGAACGCCGACGACGTCGCAGGATACGGCGCCGAAGTAACGTTCGACCCCGAAATCGTCGCGGTCGAAGAGGTCGTCGGTGTCGACTTCGGTGATCCGGTCGTCAACGTCGACAACGACGAAGGCACGGTCTTTTTCACCCAGTCACAGGCGACGGGTGAGGATGCGCCGACGCTGGCTGAAATCCAGTTCGAGGTGCTCGAAACGGGCGAGACTGATATCGAGTTCGTTGCGGACGAAACGAGCGTGAACAACGGCTCGGTGCCACCGGAAGACATTCCGGTCGATCTGGAAGGAACGTCGATCTCGGTCGAGGCTGACGACGAACCGACTGATGACGTGCTCTCACTGATCGCCGGCGAGCAAGACGGTGATGCGATCGGTGTAACGATCGAGACGAACGCGGATGACGTCGCGGGCTACGGCGCAGAAGTGACGTTCGACCCCGAAATCGTTGCAGTCGACGAAGTGGTCGGTGTCGACTTCGGGGACCCAGTCGTCAACGTCGACAACGACGAAGGCACGGTCTTTTTCACGCAGTCACAGGCAACTGGAATCGACGCACCGACGGTAGCTGAGATCCAGTTCGAGGTACTCGAAACGGGTGAAACCGACCTGGAATTCGACGCCGAGGAGACGAGCGTGAACGATGGCTCGGTGCCACCGGAGGACATTCCGGTCGATCTGGAAGGAACGTCGATCTCGGTCGAGGCTGACGACGAACCGACTGATGACGTCCTTTCGCTGATTGCCGGTGAGCAGGACGGTGATGCGATCGGCGTCGAACTGGAGACGACGGTCGAGAACGCGGCGGGCTACCAAGCGAAGCTAACGTTCGACCCCGAAATCGTCGCAGTCGACGAAGTGGTCGGTGTGGACTTCGGCGACCCGGTCGTCAACGTCGACAACGACGAAGGCACGGTCTTTTTCACGCAGTCCCAAGCGACTGGTGAGGACGCACCGACGCTGGCGGAGATCCAGTTCGAGGTACTCACAACGGGTGAATCCGACCTGAAATTCGTCGCAGAGGAGACGAGCGTGAACGATGAATCGAGCAACGTACCGGTTGACCTGGAAGGAACGAGTATCGGCGTGGAACGTGTCTCCGATTCAGACGGCATCTCGCTCCCACCACCGACTGTCAGTGGGGAGGCGGTGTTTTCCGTCGATAGCGTCGATCTCTCTACGACCACTGCAACGGTCGGTGAGCCCGTCGAAATACACGTTGAACTATCGAACGTCGGTGACGGCGACGGTGTCCACAAACTCGCGGTCGAGACGGGTGTCGAATCCATTGCGACCGAGTACGTCACGCTTTCGAGCGGTGAATCGACGACGGTCTAG
- a CDS encoding S8 family serine peptidase, with protein sequence MNTRTKQLLAVLFALVLTILIVTPAVAAGTDLSDQPAVDPTLEQQTAQPAVEIDDSLYRESGETEIMLRLSDPTHAIDGDRESVIDSLQTHASQTQAPVLDRLEGIDGVTVERTWWITNAVMITADLDRIELEALARIDGVERLHENHQFEPPEPVSATEATETENVTYGLDQIAAPDAWDAFDATGDGIRVVVADTGVDDSHPDIELAAEDGWVDLVGDADEPVDNHGHGTHVSGTIAGSNESGIAIGVAPDAELANARVCQVDSCDGQAILDSFEWAVETDSDVLSMSLGGPITGQYVEPIRNSMTAGTLVVASIGNSGEGTAGSPGAVYDSIASGATSEELAVTDFSGGMLIDTEAVFGDAAPADWPEQYITPDIAAPGHDVFSANAVGGSMCGDVEYCEVSGTSMSAPHKSGAAAAIMGAASDELDPYAVQALLTETAWKPDFWDESEAQDAINGVDTRYGHGIIDVYTATAFANTNAGIEGTVTDDAGEPVEGALVTVDEQYTTVTDADGTYELTQLPGTHDVTVEAFGHESAETTVTIEDDDHVVTADFALDRVLDGAVVADQPNRIEGGETITTTLAVANLESIAVDLVGEYDAANASLSVDGTAVEFGETVTFDEPVTDELDIAVETTDGTAGELGLEHTLSGLGDETTVETGPTIILEELTRVGVLDDLGAHGDDVAEALSEALSLEYAVDVITASDAPDTYEAIVVQHLDPDEAEAFIDATSSDEVGVIYLDQWGDDSNGIPVHSEVTGEPAETFQDDFGPVPVYYELEADHAIFDGVGDAGEEVEIHTGDFADHTWFEGTTFDVLASIGDGDGLSGDAFAIDDESATILASGLGYTSWAGDGDYTEAADAILANSVQYLSDDDPAEPVATISIGSDRVFPGEVAAVDIDVGAAVAGYEAEIAFDPDVVQVESVSGVDFEDPVTSIDNDEGTLSLAQAQAHDTEAPTLAGISFEHVGEAGDETELAFDDENTAINDAEGHLPVETAAGMVGSHPCEPGDVNADGDITAFDATLTQQYIVGMEPTDDFYEECADMNGDGVITPADVTLILQTIVGAHDVSAIAG encoded by the coding sequence ATGAATACACGAACGAAGCAACTTCTGGCGGTTCTTTTCGCCCTGGTCCTCACGATTTTGATCGTGACGCCAGCGGTTGCGGCTGGCACCGACCTGTCGGACCAACCGGCGGTTGACCCGACGCTGGAACAGCAGACGGCCCAACCGGCGGTCGAGATCGACGATTCGCTGTATCGAGAGAGCGGTGAGACGGAAATTATGCTCCGTCTGTCGGACCCGACGCATGCGATAGACGGCGATCGTGAGTCGGTGATCGACAGCTTACAGACTCACGCGAGCCAGACGCAAGCGCCCGTCCTCGACCGACTCGAGGGGATAGACGGCGTGACCGTCGAGCGGACCTGGTGGATTACGAACGCCGTTATGATCACGGCCGATCTCGACCGGATCGAACTCGAAGCGCTCGCTCGGATCGACGGCGTCGAACGACTCCACGAGAACCACCAGTTCGAACCGCCGGAACCGGTGTCGGCGACCGAAGCGACCGAGACGGAGAACGTAACCTACGGACTCGACCAGATCGCCGCTCCGGACGCGTGGGACGCGTTCGACGCGACGGGCGACGGCATCCGCGTGGTGGTCGCGGACACCGGCGTCGACGACTCACACCCCGATATCGAACTCGCCGCTGAGGACGGCTGGGTCGATCTTGTCGGCGACGCGGACGAGCCGGTCGACAATCACGGCCACGGCACCCACGTCAGTGGAACGATCGCCGGCTCGAACGAGTCCGGCATCGCAATCGGCGTTGCACCGGACGCGGAACTGGCGAATGCACGCGTCTGTCAGGTCGACAGCTGTGACGGACAGGCAATCCTCGACTCGTTCGAGTGGGCCGTCGAGACCGATTCGGATGTCCTCAGCATGAGTCTCGGCGGACCGATCACGGGCCAGTACGTCGAGCCGATTCGAAATTCGATGACCGCCGGAACGCTCGTCGTCGCCTCGATCGGAAACAGCGGCGAGGGAACCGCGGGCTCGCCCGGGGCGGTTTACGATTCGATCGCCAGTGGCGCGACGAGCGAAGAGTTGGCGGTGACTGACTTCTCGGGTGGGATGTTGATCGATACCGAGGCCGTCTTCGGTGACGCGGCACCAGCCGACTGGCCGGAACAGTACATCACCCCGGACATCGCCGCTCCGGGCCACGACGTCTTCAGCGCGAACGCGGTTGGCGGTTCGATGTGTGGCGACGTCGAGTACTGTGAGGTGAGCGGAACCTCGATGTCGGCTCCACACAAAAGCGGGGCGGCGGCCGCCATCATGGGAGCTGCGAGCGACGAACTCGACCCCTACGCCGTCCAGGCGTTGCTAACGGAGACGGCCTGGAAGCCGGACTTCTGGGACGAATCTGAGGCACAGGACGCCATAAACGGCGTCGACACCCGCTACGGCCACGGGATCATCGATGTCTACACCGCGACCGCGTTCGCGAATACGAACGCCGGAATCGAGGGCACGGTAACCGACGACGCCGGCGAACCGGTCGAGGGTGCGCTCGTCACCGTCGACGAGCAGTACACCACGGTCACCGACGCGGATGGAACGTACGAACTCACTCAGCTACCCGGGACCCACGACGTGACCGTCGAGGCGTTCGGTCACGAAAGCGCCGAGACGACGGTGACGATCGAGGACGACGATCACGTCGTCACCGCGGACTTCGCGCTCGACCGCGTCCTCGATGGCGCAGTCGTCGCCGATCAACCGAATCGAATCGAAGGCGGTGAGACGATCACGACGACGCTCGCCGTCGCCAACCTGGAGTCGATCGCGGTCGATCTCGTCGGCGAGTACGACGCGGCGAACGCCTCGCTTTCCGTCGATGGAACTGCCGTCGAGTTTGGCGAGACGGTGACGTTCGACGAGCCGGTGACCGACGAACTCGACATCGCCGTGGAAACGACAGACGGCACCGCTGGCGAACTCGGGCTGGAGCACACTCTTTCCGGCCTCGGTGACGAAACGACGGTCGAGACCGGACCGACGATCATCCTCGAGGAACTCACTCGCGTCGGTGTCCTCGACGATCTCGGCGCGCACGGTGACGACGTCGCCGAGGCGCTCTCGGAGGCGCTTTCACTCGAGTACGCCGTCGACGTCATCACCGCGAGCGATGCACCAGACACGTACGAAGCGATCGTCGTCCAGCACCTCGATCCCGATGAGGCGGAGGCGTTCATCGACGCGACGAGTAGTGACGAGGTCGGTGTGATCTACCTTGACCAGTGGGGAGATGACAGCAACGGCATTCCGGTCCACTCGGAGGTAACGGGTGAGCCGGCCGAGACCTTCCAGGACGACTTCGGACCGGTTCCGGTCTACTACGAACTCGAAGCCGATCACGCGATCTTCGACGGCGTCGGTGACGCTGGCGAGGAAGTCGAGATCCACACGGGCGACTTTGCCGACCACACCTGGTTCGAGGGGACGACGTTCGACGTCCTCGCGTCGATCGGCGACGGTGATGGCCTCTCCGGCGACGCGTTTGCGATCGACGATGAGAGCGCGACGATCCTGGCGTCGGGACTTGGCTACACGTCGTGGGCCGGTGACGGTGACTACACCGAGGCCGCGGACGCAATCCTCGCCAACAGCGTTCAGTACCTCTCCGACGACGATCCCGCCGAGCCGGTGGCGACCATCTCGATCGGTTCGGACCGGGTGTTCCCCGGCGAGGTCGCCGCCGTCGACATCGACGTCGGCGCAGCCGTCGCCGGCTACGAGGCCGAAATCGCGTTCGATCCGGACGTCGTCCAGGTCGAGTCGGTCTCCGGCGTCGACTTCGAGGACCCGGTCACCTCGATCGACAACGACGAGGGGACGCTCTCGCTCGCACAGGCACAGGCTCACGACACCGAGGCGCCGACGCTCGCGGGAATTTCGTTCGAACACGTCGGCGAGGCTGGTGACGAGACCGAACTCGCATTCGACGACGAAAACACGGCGATCAACGACGCCGAGGGCCACCTCCCGGTCGAGACAGCTGCGGGAATGGTCGGTTCTCATCCGTGTGAACCCGGCGACGTCAACGCAGACGGAGATATCACGGCCTTCGACGCGACGCTCACCCAGCAGTACATCGTCGGTATGGAGCCGACCGACGACTTCTACGAGGAGTGTGCCGACATGAACGGCGACGGTGTCATCACGCCTGCCGACGTCACCCTGATCCTCCAGACGATCGTCGGTGCTCACGACGTGTCCGCCATCGCTGGCTGA
- a CDS encoding ATP-dependent DNA helicase, whose protein sequence is MQPARIFDAFPAPSYRGNQERALQDIRDAFAADNDVVFVRAPTGSGKSLLARAIAGCARTVDEADPSEAAGAYYTTPQVSQLDDVADDALLADLNIIRGKSNYSCILPGEEQTPVNQAPCVRERGYDCDVKHRCPYFSDRAIASNREIAAMTLAYFMQTAGSEVFRKRDVVVIDEAHGLAEWAEMYATIHLGPRTIPFWDELRVPDLEAADDDPLERAARYAENLSGVCTRRKDELLAQETFTPADVRERDRLQELIGELDWFVSDYRDPGSPTTWLVDQQPLETDDEQTGGPVTIKPMNPERYLAHTVWDRGNKFALLSATILNKEAFCHQIGLNPADVALVDVGHTFPVENRPLYDVTQGKMTFEHREETLPKIARTIVRIMAAHPDEKGIVHAHSYDIQQRLGSLLADFGVETRIRSHDRDDRDAALERWKTSGDPDVFLSVKMEEALDLKGDLARWQVICKAPFLNTSDSRVAHRLADGQWAWYYRATLRTVMQACGRVVRAPDDYGATYLADSSLLDCFERARSDMPDWFATQVDRMSVPDLPTFDPAAARGESAVTTPTERSERDASESTDHANTTRTRPSRRSKSSPLADVWDTDG, encoded by the coding sequence GTGCAACCAGCGCGGATCTTCGACGCCTTTCCCGCTCCGAGCTACCGCGGGAACCAGGAACGAGCCCTCCAGGACATCCGAGACGCGTTCGCCGCCGACAACGACGTCGTCTTCGTGCGCGCGCCGACCGGCAGCGGCAAGTCGCTGCTGGCCAGAGCCATCGCCGGCTGCGCCCGAACGGTCGACGAAGCCGACCCGAGCGAGGCCGCCGGCGCCTACTACACCACGCCGCAGGTCTCCCAGCTCGACGACGTCGCCGACGACGCCCTCCTCGCGGACCTGAACATCATCCGCGGGAAGTCGAACTACAGCTGCATCCTCCCGGGCGAGGAGCAAACGCCGGTGAACCAGGCCCCCTGCGTGCGAGAACGGGGCTACGACTGCGACGTCAAACACCGCTGTCCGTACTTCTCGGATCGAGCCATCGCCTCGAACCGGGAAATCGCCGCGATGACGCTCGCGTACTTCATGCAAACCGCCGGCAGCGAGGTGTTCAGAAAACGAGACGTCGTCGTGATCGACGAGGCACACGGCCTGGCCGAGTGGGCCGAGATGTACGCGACGATCCACCTCGGCCCGCGAACGATCCCCTTCTGGGACGAGCTTCGCGTCCCCGACCTCGAAGCCGCAGACGACGATCCACTCGAACGGGCCGCCCGCTACGCCGAGAACCTCTCCGGCGTCTGCACCCGACGCAAAGACGAGCTGCTCGCTCAAGAGACGTTCACCCCGGCCGACGTCCGCGAGCGAGACCGGCTTCAGGAACTCATCGGCGAACTCGACTGGTTCGTCTCGGACTACCGCGATCCGGGGAGTCCGACGACCTGGCTCGTCGACCAGCAACCCCTCGAAACCGACGACGAACAGACCGGCGGCCCGGTGACGATCAAACCGATGAATCCGGAGCGATACCTCGCTCACACCGTCTGGGACCGGGGAAACAAGTTCGCGCTCCTCTCGGCGACCATCCTCAACAAGGAGGCCTTCTGCCACCAGATCGGCCTCAACCCGGCCGACGTCGCCCTCGTCGACGTCGGTCACACGTTCCCGGTCGAGAACAGACCGCTGTACGACGTCACGCAGGGGAAGATGACGTTCGAGCACCGCGAAGAGACATTGCCGAAGATCGCGCGAACCATCGTTCGCATCATGGCCGCCCACCCCGACGAGAAGGGGATCGTCCACGCACACTCCTACGACATTCAGCAGCGACTGGGCTCGCTACTCGCGGATTTCGGCGTCGAGACTCGCATCCGAAGTCACGACCGCGACGATCGAGACGCCGCCCTCGAGCGGTGGAAAACGAGTGGCGACCCAGACGTCTTCCTCTCGGTGAAGATGGAAGAAGCGCTCGACTTAAAGGGCGACCTCGCCCGCTGGCAGGTCATCTGTAAAGCCCCGTTTCTCAACACGAGCGACTCGCGCGTCGCCCACCGCCTGGCCGACGGACAGTGGGCCTGGTACTACCGGGCGACCCTCCGGACGGTCATGCAGGCCTGCGGCCGAGTGGTGCGAGCGCCGGACGACTACGGTGCGACCTACCTCGCCGATTCGAGCCTGCTCGATTGCTTCGAGCGCGCCCGATCGGACATGCCCGACTGGTTCGCCACTCAGGTCGACCGGATGTCGGTCCCCGACCTCCCCACGTTCGACCCGGCGGCCGCCCGCGGCGAATCCGCCGTGACCACGCCGACCGAACGGTCCGAGAGAGACGCGAGTGAGTCAACCGACCACGCGAACACCACGCGCACTCGGCCGTCCCGTCGGTCGAAATCGAGCCCGCTCGCGGACGTCTGGGACACCGACGGCTAG